The Nostoc cf. commune SO-36 genomic sequence ACTAGGATTTATTTGTGTGCCAACCTCACCTCGCTACGTGACTACATCCCAAATTCGGGCAGCAGTAGCAGAACTCCCGGCAAATATTGACACAATTGGTGTTTTTGCCAACGCTAGTATCCCCGAAATCAGTCAGATAGTCCTTGATTCTGGGTTGACTGGTGTACAGCTACACGGAGATGAGTTACCAGATTTTTGCTACCAATTGCGTCAAGCTTTACCCAATGTCGAAATTCTTAAAGCTATGAGAATTAATAGTCTTGAGCATCTAGACACAGTAGTTGATTACACAAAATACGTAGATACTTTACTGCTTGATGCATACCATCCGCAACAATTGGGTGGTACGGGCAAAACCTTAGATTGGACAATGCTAGAGCAATTTAATCCCAATTGTCCTTGGTTTTTAGCAGGAGGATTAACAGCCGATAATATTTTGGAAGCCCTCAGTCAGGTTAATCCTAGCGGCATTGATTTATCTAGTGGTGTGGAACGGACACCTGGAGATAAGGATTTAGATAAAGTAGCTAAGTTGTTTGAAAAATTAGCTAGTAGATAGTAGGGAGCAGGGGAGGCAGAGGGAGAGGACTATTGCCCCATGCCCCATGCCCAATGCCCAATGCCCAATTCTTTAAAAGAATGCCGCTTGGTGGCGAATCAAGTTAAAAAATTCTTCGCGGG encodes the following:
- a CDS encoding phosphoribosylanthranilate isomerase — translated: MRVKICGITQPQQSVAIASMGATALGFICVPTSPRYVTTSQIRAAVAELPANIDTIGVFANASIPEISQIVLDSGLTGVQLHGDELPDFCYQLRQALPNVEILKAMRINSLEHLDTVVDYTKYVDTLLLDAYHPQQLGGTGKTLDWTMLEQFNPNCPWFLAGGLTADNILEALSQVNPSGIDLSSGVERTPGDKDLDKVAKLFEKLASR